TCCCCTTGAGATCGCCCTCGGCCGCCTCCTTCAGGGCACCGTTTACTTCCTCCACCGGGGCCGCCTTCCCGAGCTGGACCACGAGATCCACGATTGAAACATTAGGAGTGGGGACCCGGATGGCCATTCCGCTCAATTTTCCTGCCAGCTGGGGCAACACGAGTGAAACGGCCTTGGCCGCCCCGGTAGTGGTAGGTATCATGGACAGGGCCGCGGCTCGTGCCCTTCGGAGGTCTTTGTGGGGGAAATCCAGGATCCTCTGATCCCCGGTATAGGAATGGGTTGTGGTCATCAAGCCTTTCTCGATCCCGAAACTATCGAGTAAAACCTTGCAGACAGGAGCAAGGCAATTGGTCGTGCAAGAGGCATTGGATACGATGTGGTGTTTCTCGGGATCGTATGCCTCGTGGTTGACCCCCATGACGATGGTGATATCGGGATCACTTGCAGGCGCCGAAATGATGACCTTCCTGGCCCCGGCGGACAGGTGGACCGATGCCTTCTCCCGGCTCCGGAAACGGCCCGTACACTCCATCACGATTTCCACTCCCACCTCATGCCAGGGGATCTTGGAGGGGTCTTGTTCAGAAAAAATCCTGATCTCCCTGCCGTCGACCTTAAGGGAATCATTCGTGCTCTCGACCTGGGCGTCCAGAATACCCTGTACGGAATCGTATTTCAGCAAATGCGCCAATGTCGCGGCATCCGTAAGATCGTTGACGGCCACGAAATCGACGTTAGGATTTCCCAATCCCGCCCGTAAAACCATCCTGCCGATCCGGCCAAATCCATTAATCGCGACTTTAACGGCCATGTTTTCTACCTCCTGTAACCCATCGGAAAAATGAAATGGCCCTGTTTAAAAAGGGCCGCCCATTAGTTGAATTTCCTATGGCTCATAGACTTCCCCTGGAGCTTCAGAGTCATGGAAACGGCGTCTTCATGGGTATCCCTGTAATAACAAGGTCTTACACCCACTTCTTCGAACCCCATCTTTCGGTAGAGCTCCCTGGCCGGTCCGTTTGACTCCCTTACCTCCAGCCAGACTTGGTCCACGCCCCAGTCGGTGCCCGTGCTTATCACCTCTTCGAGAAGTCTGCGACCGTATCCCCTACGTCTCTTGTCAGGCCGCACCGCAATGTGAAGGACCTCAATGAAGGCGTCGTGAATCCAAAAACAGACATAACCCGCCAACAGATGATCTTCTTCCAACACCCACAGATGTGACACAGGATTCAGGAGTTCCTGATGGAAGGCTTCCCGGCTCCATGGGGTCACGAAGGATGCCTTTTCGATCTCTAAAATACCTTGGAGATAGTGCCCGGAGTTTTCTCTTGTAACCCTTACAAGAGAGATCATGCGGACTCCAGCAGCTTCCCGGCGAGGGAGATCCCGTTCTTGCCAGCCTCCTGGGCCTTTTCAGCCAATTCTTTGAGCTTCAGGTTTTTCCGGTGTTGCACGATGGCGATGAGCATGGGGAGGTTCACGCCGGTGAGGACCTCGACGCGCTCTTCCTGGAGAAAGGAGAGGCTCAGATTGGAAGGAGTTCCACCGAACATATCCGTCAGGATCAGCACCCCTTCGCCTTTATCGAGGGAGGAAATCTTCCCCCCTATGGCCCTTCGCATCTCCTCGCTACCGGTTGTTGCGGTTATTGGCAAGGAATCCGCTGCTTCAATGCTCCCCACAATGAATTCCGCGGCGCTGAGCAACTCTCTCCCTAGGTCACAGTGGGTGACGATGAGCAAACCGATCATGGCAAAAAGGCGCCTCCCCTCTCCCTTTTCGGGTCAAAGGTTCAAAACTCCTCGTCGTTTTGAATAATCGCCCTGTAAATTTCCTCCTTGGTGTCCGCCTCCAGCAACGTCTTTCGAAAAGCGCTGTTTTTCAGAATCTTGGCAATCCTGG
This window of the Deltaproteobacteria bacterium genome carries:
- the gap gene encoding type I glyceraldehyde-3-phosphate dehydrogenase, whose protein sequence is MAVKVAINGFGRIGRMVLRAGLGNPNVDFVAVNDLTDAATLAHLLKYDSVQGILDAQVESTNDSLKVDGREIRIFSEQDPSKIPWHEVGVEIVMECTGRFRSREKASVHLSAGARKVIISAPASDPDITIVMGVNHEAYDPEKHHIVSNASCTTNCLAPVCKVLLDSFGIEKGLMTTTHSYTGDQRILDFPHKDLRRARAAALSMIPTTTGAAKAVSLVLPQLAGKLSGMAIRVPTPNVSIVDLVVQLGKAAPVEEVNGALKEAAEGDLKGILAFCEEPLVSVDFNGTTVSSTVDALSTMAIGDLIKVLAWYDNEFGYANRMVDLAVHMARS
- the rimI gene encoding ribosomal protein S18-alanine N-acetyltransferase — encoded protein: MISLVRVTRENSGHYLQGILEIEKASFVTPWSREAFHQELLNPVSHLWVLEEDHLLAGYVCFWIHDAFIEVLHIAVRPDKRRRGYGRRLLEEVISTGTDWGVDQVWLEVRESNGPARELYRKMGFEEVGVRPCYYRDTHEDAVSMTLKLQGKSMSHRKFN
- a CDS encoding PTS sugar transporter subunit IIA, producing MIGLLIVTHCDLGRELLSAAEFIVGSIEAADSLPITATTGSEEMRRAIGGKISSLDKGEGVLILTDMFGGTPSNLSLSFLQEERVEVLTGVNLPMLIAIVQHRKNLKLKELAEKAQEAGKNGISLAGKLLESA